The region AGGAGGCGAACCGGGCGGAAGCGCGCGAGCGGCTCGCCGAACTGCTCGAAAAGGCGCAACACGAACCCAAGAAGCGCGCCAAGAGCCGGGTCAACCGTCTCGGCAAGGTCAAGCGGCTCAAGGCGAAGAAGGCGCGCGGCGAAGTGAAGGCGAAGCGCGGTCCGGTGCGCCTCTAGGCTTGACTTTGGGCGGTGATTCGATCAATGGCAGCCGCCTGTAAGGGCGGCGCCTTAGCGTCGCCCCTGTTTTTTCGGCCCGGACCGCCTTCGGAAACGGCCTCATTCGATCTTAGGAACACGCCATGGCGAAGCCCGCAACCGTCAAGATCAAGCTCGTCTCGACCGCCGACACGGGCTTCTACTACGTGACGAAGAAGAATCCCCGGAACATCACCGAGAAGATGACCTTCCGCAAATACGACCCGGTCGTGCGCAAGCACGTCGAGTTCAAGGAAGCGAAGATCAAGTAAGCTGAACGGCGGGAACTGGAAAAGTTCAGTGACCGTTCAACGCTCCGACGATAGATATCGGAGCATGAGCATGATCGCATATTTCAAGTCCAAGCCCCTGCGCAGCGCGCTTGCCGCTGCGCTGGCCCTTGGCACGCCTGCAGCAACCCTCGTCGCGACGGCCCCGGCCGTAGCTGCCGAGGGCGATCTCGACCGCGCGGTTGCCGCGCTGCGCGGGATCTCCACCATGCAGGCCGATTTCACCCAGACCGACCGCGCCGGCAACACCATCGCCGGCAAGCTGACGCTCAAGCGTCCGGGCAAGATCCGCTTCCAGTACGAAGAAGGCGTGCCGCTGCTCGTCGTCTCGAACGGCAAGTCGCTCACCATGGTCGACTACGAGGTGAACCAGGTCCAGCGCTGGCCGATCAGCAATTCGCCGCTCGGCGCGCTGCTCGATCCGAACCGCGACGTGAAGCGCTACGGCAAGCTCGTCCCGACCAGCAATCGCGACGTGGTGAGCGTCGAGGTGCGCGATCCCAAGCGACCCGAATACGGCGTCATCACTCTCATCTTCGTGCGCGATGCATCGGCACCGGGCGGCTTACAGCTTACTAACTGGGTGGCGCTCGATTCGCAGAACCACCGCACCACGGTGCGGCTGCGCAATCATCGCTACGGGATGGCGGTCGCCGACCGGACGTTCACCTACCGTGACCCGCGCCGGACCACTCGTCGCCCGCGTTGAACGGTCTGCCGTGCTCACGTTGTAAGAATACGACAAGGCGCTGTCGATTGTTCATTGGCGAGCAAGCCAGCTTCTCATAATCTTCAAGGGCAATGCAGTCGGAGGCGGGTTTCCCCCCTGTTGCCTCAGCCTCCCCCGAAAGGCCGCATTGTCCAAGCGTGACGAACGCTAACATGGAACCCTCGCACCAATGCCCCCGGTGCGAGGGTTTTTTGTTGGCCGCTCGCGATTACTCGATCCAGCCGTAGG is a window of Erythrobacter sp. HKB08 DNA encoding:
- the rpmG gene encoding 50S ribosomal protein L33, yielding MAKPATVKIKLVSTADTGFYYVTKKNPRNITEKMTFRKYDPVVRKHVEFKEAKIK
- a CDS encoding outer membrane lipoprotein carrier protein LolA; its protein translation is MSMIAYFKSKPLRSALAAALALGTPAATLVATAPAVAAEGDLDRAVAALRGISTMQADFTQTDRAGNTIAGKLTLKRPGKIRFQYEEGVPLLVVSNGKSLTMVDYEVNQVQRWPISNSPLGALLDPNRDVKRYGKLVPTSNRDVVSVEVRDPKRPEYGVITLIFVRDASAPGGLQLTNWVALDSQNHRTTVRLRNHRYGMAVADRTFTYRDPRRTTRRPR